A DNA window from Rhodococcus sp. Z13 contains the following coding sequences:
- the miaB gene encoding tRNA (N6-isopentenyl adenosine(37)-C2)-methylthiotransferase MiaB, protein MSLIDEEAPRTGARTYEVRTYGCQMNVHDSERLSGLLEEAGFTRAEPGASPDLVVFNTCAVRENADNKLYGNLSHLRPVKDSNPDMQIAVGGCLAQKDRDTVVKKAPWVDVVFGTHNIGNLPALLERARHNRRAEVEILDALEAFPSTLPAKRESAYAGWVSISVGCNNTCTFCIVPSLRGKEVDRRPGDILAEVQALVDEGVLEVTLLGQNVNSYGRSFADPDQPRDRGAFASLLRACGQIEGLERVRFTSPHPAEFTDDVIEAMAETPNVCPQLHMPLQSGSDRILRAMRRSYRKERFLGIIERVRAAMPHAAITTDIIVGFPGETEEDFQQTLEVVEKARFTSAFTFQYSKRPGTPAAEMDDQIPKEVVQERYQRLIDLQERITLEENRKLVGTEVELLVAAGEGRKDAETARMSGRARDGRLVHFRPEGAIDRAVRPGDIVTIVVSDAAPHHLVADTPILTHRRTRAGDHFEQGRLPKTPPIGVGLGLPKVGVPEPLPAQTGCNA, encoded by the coding sequence GTGTCACTGATCGACGAAGAAGCCCCCCGTACCGGTGCCCGGACCTACGAGGTCCGCACCTACGGCTGCCAGATGAACGTACACGACTCCGAACGTCTGTCGGGGCTGCTGGAGGAGGCCGGATTCACCAGGGCCGAACCCGGCGCGTCACCGGATCTGGTCGTGTTCAACACGTGCGCCGTCCGGGAGAACGCCGACAACAAGCTGTACGGCAACCTGAGCCATCTGCGGCCGGTCAAGGACTCCAATCCGGACATGCAGATCGCGGTCGGTGGCTGCCTCGCCCAGAAGGACCGTGACACCGTCGTCAAGAAGGCCCCCTGGGTCGACGTCGTCTTCGGCACCCACAACATCGGCAACCTGCCGGCGCTGCTCGAACGCGCCCGCCACAACCGCCGCGCCGAGGTCGAGATCCTCGACGCGCTCGAGGCGTTCCCGTCGACGCTGCCCGCCAAGCGCGAATCGGCCTACGCCGGCTGGGTGTCCATCTCCGTCGGCTGCAACAACACCTGCACCTTCTGCATCGTGCCGTCGCTGCGCGGCAAGGAGGTCGACCGGCGACCCGGCGACATCCTCGCCGAGGTCCAGGCCCTCGTCGACGAGGGCGTGCTCGAGGTGACCCTGCTCGGGCAGAACGTCAACTCCTACGGCCGGTCCTTCGCCGACCCCGACCAGCCCCGCGACCGCGGCGCCTTCGCGTCGTTGCTGCGCGCGTGCGGGCAGATCGAGGGCCTCGAACGGGTGCGGTTCACCTCCCCGCACCCCGCGGAGTTCACCGACGACGTCATCGAGGCGATGGCGGAGACCCCCAACGTGTGCCCGCAGCTGCACATGCCGCTGCAGTCCGGCAGCGACCGCATCCTGCGCGCCATGCGCCGCTCCTACCGCAAGGAACGCTTCCTCGGCATCATCGAGCGTGTCCGCGCCGCGATGCCGCACGCCGCGATCACCACCGACATCATCGTCGGCTTCCCGGGCGAGACCGAGGAGGACTTCCAGCAGACCCTCGAGGTCGTGGAGAAGGCCCGTTTCACCAGCGCCTTCACCTTCCAGTACTCGAAGCGGCCCGGCACCCCGGCCGCCGAGATGGACGACCAGATCCCCAAGGAAGTGGTGCAGGAGCGCTACCAGCGGCTCATCGACCTGCAGGAACGCATCACCCTCGAGGAGAACCGCAAACTCGTCGGCACCGAGGTCGAACTGCTCGTCGCCGCGGGGGAGGGCCGCAAGGACGCCGAGACCGCCCGCATGAGCGGACGCGCCCGCGACGGTCGGCTCGTGCACTTCCGGCCCGAGGGCGCGATCGATCGGGCAGTGCGTCCCGGCGACATCGTCACCATCGTCGTCAGCGACGCCGCGCCGCACCACCTCGTCGCGGACACCCCGATCCTCACCCACCGCCGGACCCGGGCCGGAGACCACTTCGAACAGGGCCGCCTGCCCAAGACCCCGCCGATCGGGGTGGGACTCGGACTGCCCAAGGTGGGCGTCCCGGAACCGCTGCCCGCACAGACAGGATGCAACGCATGA
- the miaA gene encoding tRNA (adenosine(37)-N6)-dimethylallyltransferase MiaA has protein sequence MEAVSVDAPITPVAVVGPTATGKSDLGLDLAEALGGEVVNIDAMQQYRGMDIGTAKLAPEERRGIPHHQLDVLDVTETATVARYQQAAAEDVEAILARGHRPIIVGGSMMYVQALLDQWQFPATDPQVRAKWEAVLESEGLAAIHRALQEADPAAAATILPTDGRRMVRALEVVELTGKPFAASQPTIGEPRWDTVILGVDRETAELDDRIARRTDLMFELGLVDEVQRLVEVGLRDGVTARRAIGYAQVLAFLDGEYDLAEARERTFIGTRRYVRRQRSWFRRDPRIHWLDGADPKLLDAALDAVRQVHPPSTAPPR, from the coding sequence CTGGAAGCCGTGAGCGTGGACGCACCGATCACTCCCGTGGCGGTCGTCGGCCCCACCGCCACGGGCAAATCCGATCTCGGTCTCGACCTCGCCGAGGCGCTCGGCGGCGAGGTCGTCAACATCGACGCGATGCAGCAGTACCGCGGCATGGACATCGGGACGGCGAAACTCGCCCCCGAGGAGCGCCGCGGGATCCCGCACCACCAGCTCGACGTCCTCGACGTCACCGAGACCGCGACGGTGGCGCGCTACCAGCAGGCCGCGGCCGAGGACGTCGAGGCGATCCTCGCGCGCGGGCACCGCCCGATCATCGTGGGCGGCTCGATGATGTACGTGCAGGCGCTGCTCGACCAGTGGCAGTTCCCTGCCACGGATCCGCAGGTCCGCGCCAAGTGGGAGGCCGTGCTCGAATCCGAGGGGCTCGCCGCGATCCACCGCGCCCTGCAGGAGGCCGACCCCGCCGCGGCCGCCACCATCCTGCCCACCGACGGCCGCCGCATGGTGCGCGCCCTCGAGGTCGTCGAACTGACCGGCAAGCCGTTCGCGGCGTCGCAGCCGACCATCGGCGAGCCGCGCTGGGACACCGTGATCCTCGGCGTCGACCGCGAGACCGCCGAACTCGACGACCGGATCGCACGGCGCACCGACCTGATGTTCGAGCTCGGTCTCGTCGACGAGGTGCAGCGGCTGGTCGAGGTGGGGCTGCGGGACGGCGTCACCGCCCGCCGCGCCATCGGATACGCGCAGGTCCTCGCGTTCCTCGACGGCGAATACGATCTCGCCGAGGCACGCGAACGCACCTTCATCGGTACCCGCCGCTACGTACGCCGCCAGCGGTCCTGGTTCCGGCGCGACCCGCGCATCCACTGGCTCGACGGCGCCGACCCGAAGCTGCTCGACGCCGCGCTCGACGCCGTCCGGCAGGTGCACCCGCCGTCCACCGCACCCCCTCGATAA
- a CDS encoding DUF349 domain-containing protein yields MSDPNAQDRTAAPTRTDSTRPGPAAPGPHAGETHPKPHPVAAQSHPHTPTVPESDPSRFGRVDEDGTAWVFTSEGERCIGSWQAGDAAEGLAHFGRRYDDLATEVAVLETRLASGTADVKKTRAAAEALAESLPTAAVIGDLDALATRLQAIIEHSEQAAAQAKIEKEKRRAEATARKEALAAEAETIAAESTQWKAAGDRLREILEEWKTIRGVDRKVDDVLWRRYSKAREAFNRRRGAHFAELDRERAAAKARKEDLVARAEALQDSTDWGATAAAFRDLLAEWKAAGRAPREADDQLWKRFKAAQDVFFAARNAANAEREAEFEENARLKEALLESAASIDPSADLEAARTQLRELQDRWEAIGKVPRDRIHDLEGRLRAIEKRVREAADSQWRRTDPEALARAAQFRERVHQFEEQAAKARAAGRAKEAEQALAQAAQWREWAEAAEGAVSER; encoded by the coding sequence ATGAGCGACCCGAATGCACAGGACCGGACTGCAGCGCCGACGCGGACCGACTCGACCCGGCCCGGGCCCGCAGCGCCCGGCCCCCACGCCGGGGAGACGCACCCCAAGCCGCATCCCGTCGCGGCCCAGAGCCATCCGCACACGCCCACGGTGCCGGAGAGCGACCCGAGCCGGTTCGGTCGTGTCGACGAGGACGGCACCGCCTGGGTCTTCACCAGCGAGGGCGAGCGGTGCATCGGGTCCTGGCAGGCCGGTGACGCCGCGGAGGGGCTCGCGCACTTCGGCCGCCGCTACGACGACCTCGCCACGGAGGTCGCGGTCCTCGAGACCCGGCTGGCATCGGGCACGGCCGACGTGAAGAAGACCCGCGCCGCCGCCGAGGCGCTCGCCGAGTCGCTGCCCACCGCCGCCGTCATCGGCGACCTCGACGCGCTCGCGACGCGCCTGCAGGCCATCATCGAGCACTCGGAGCAGGCCGCAGCGCAGGCGAAGATCGAGAAGGAGAAGCGGCGCGCCGAGGCCACCGCCCGCAAGGAGGCCCTGGCCGCCGAGGCCGAGACCATCGCCGCCGAGTCCACCCAGTGGAAGGCCGCCGGCGACCGGCTGCGGGAGATCCTCGAGGAGTGGAAGACCATCCGCGGCGTGGACCGCAAGGTCGACGACGTGCTGTGGCGCCGCTACTCGAAGGCCCGCGAGGCGTTCAACCGCCGGCGCGGCGCCCACTTCGCGGAGCTCGATCGGGAGCGCGCGGCGGCGAAGGCCCGCAAGGAGGACCTCGTCGCCCGCGCCGAGGCGCTGCAGGACTCCACCGACTGGGGTGCCACCGCGGCCGCCTTCCGCGACCTGCTCGCCGAGTGGAAGGCCGCGGGGCGCGCACCGCGCGAGGCCGACGACCAGCTGTGGAAGCGGTTCAAGGCCGCGCAGGACGTCTTCTTCGCCGCCCGCAACGCGGCGAACGCGGAGCGGGAGGCCGAGTTCGAGGAGAACGCCCGACTGAAGGAGGCGCTGCTCGAGTCGGCGGCGTCGATCGATCCGTCGGCCGATCTCGAGGCGGCCCGCACCCAACTGCGGGAACTGCAGGACCGGTGGGAGGCCATCGGCAAGGTGCCGCGCGACCGCATCCACGATCTCGAGGGACGCCTGCGCGCCATCGAGAAGCGGGTGCGCGAGGCCGCGGACTCCCAGTGGCGGCGCACCGACCCCGAGGCACTGGCCCGGGCCGCGCAGTTCCGCGAGCGGGTGCACCAGTTCGAGGAGCAGGCCGCCAAGGCCCGGGCCGCGGGCCGGGCGAAGGAGGCCGAGCAGGCTCTCGCCCAGGCCGCGCAGTGGCGTGAGTGGGCGGAGGCCGCCGAGGGTGCCGTCAGCGAACGCTGA
- the gluA gene encoding glutamate ABC transporter ATP-binding protein GluA, whose product MISMTGVNKHFGALHVLQDIDLEIPRGQVVIVVGPSGSGKSTLCRTINRLETIDSGEIRVDGTPLPAEGRALARLRSDVGMVFQSFNLFAHKTILENVMLGPVKVRRIKKDNARETAMQLLDRVGIANQADKYPAQLSGGQQQRVAIARALAMNPKVMLFDEPTSALDPEMVQEVLDVMTSLAKEGMTMVVVTHEMGFARKAGDRVLFMADGRIVEDTDPDTFFTSPKSDRAKDFLGKILSH is encoded by the coding sequence ATGATCTCGATGACCGGGGTGAACAAGCACTTCGGCGCACTGCACGTCCTGCAGGACATCGACCTCGAGATCCCCCGCGGTCAGGTCGTGATCGTCGTCGGACCGTCGGGTTCGGGGAAGTCCACGCTCTGCCGCACCATCAACAGGCTCGAGACCATCGACTCCGGGGAGATCCGGGTGGACGGCACTCCCCTGCCCGCCGAGGGCAGGGCGCTGGCCCGGCTGCGCTCGGACGTCGGGATGGTGTTCCAGTCGTTCAACCTGTTCGCCCACAAGACGATCCTCGAGAACGTCATGCTCGGCCCCGTCAAGGTGCGCAGGATCAAGAAGGACAATGCGCGCGAGACCGCCATGCAGCTGCTCGACCGGGTGGGCATCGCCAACCAGGCCGACAAGTACCCGGCGCAGCTGTCGGGTGGGCAGCAGCAGCGCGTGGCGATCGCGCGGGCCCTGGCGATGAACCCGAAGGTGATGCTCTTCGACGAGCCCACCTCGGCGCTGGACCCCGAGATGGTCCAGGAGGTCCTCGACGTCATGACCTCCCTCGCGAAGGAGGGCATGACGATGGTCGTGGTCACCCACGAGATGGGTTTCGCCCGCAAGGCCGGCGACCGGGTGCTGTTCATGGCCGACGGCCGCATCGTCGAGGACACCGATCCCGACACCTTCTTCACCTCACCGAAGTCCGACCGCGCCAAGGACTTCCTCGGCAAGATCCTCAGCCACTGA
- the dapF gene encoding diaminopimelate epimerase: MEFSKGHGTENDFVILPDPDARLDLDAPRIAALCDRRRGLGADGLLRVARAGALVAAGVLDALPEGTAADDWFMDYRNADGSIAEMCGNGVRVFAHYLTAHGLENRSEFVVGSRAGGKPVVVHESGPVVGEVTVDMGVVRTLGESTATLDGRVYPGLGIDVGNPHLACVDPHLTDTALAALDLSAPGFDPGFFPHGVNIEFLTPISSGVVHMRVHERGVGETRSCGTGTVAAAAAALRFDGATDGAVRVQIPGGAVQVCIENGRAWLRGPSVLVATGTIDDDWWSAQA, encoded by the coding sequence ATGGAGTTCAGCAAAGGGCACGGCACCGAGAACGACTTCGTCATCCTCCCGGATCCCGATGCCCGGCTGGACCTCGACGCGCCCCGGATCGCGGCGCTGTGCGACCGGCGCCGCGGACTCGGCGCCGACGGCCTGCTCCGCGTCGCCAGGGCCGGCGCCCTCGTCGCCGCCGGAGTGCTCGACGCGCTGCCCGAGGGCACCGCCGCGGACGACTGGTTCATGGACTACCGCAACGCCGACGGCTCCATCGCGGAGATGTGCGGCAACGGCGTGCGGGTGTTCGCGCACTATCTCACCGCACACGGCCTCGAGAACCGATCCGAGTTCGTCGTCGGCAGCCGCGCCGGCGGCAAGCCCGTCGTCGTCCACGAGTCCGGCCCGGTGGTCGGCGAGGTCACCGTGGACATGGGTGTGGTGCGCACGCTCGGCGAGTCCACCGCGACCCTCGACGGCCGTGTCTATCCCGGTCTCGGCATCGACGTCGGCAACCCGCATCTGGCCTGTGTCGACCCGCACCTGACCGACACCGCGCTGGCGGCCCTCGATCTGAGCGCACCGGGCTTCGATCCCGGTTTCTTCCCTCACGGCGTCAACATCGAGTTCCTGACCCCGATCTCCTCCGGCGTCGTCCACATGCGGGTCCACGAGCGCGGTGTGGGGGAGACCCGCTCGTGCGGCACCGGCACCGTCGCCGCCGCGGCCGCCGCACTGCGCTTCGACGGCGCCACCGACGGGGCCGTGCGCGTGCAGATCCCCGGCGGTGCGGTCCAGGTGTGCATCGAGAACGGCCGTGCCTGGCTGCGCGGCCCGTCGGTGCTGGTCGCGACCGGCACGATCGACGACGACTGGTGGTCGGCACAGGCGTGA
- the hflX gene encoding GTPase HflX — translation MTNTQRTRRATTDDSRSTASPLREGWTTDDPSVGEMQLEDRSALRRVAGLSTELEDVTEVEYRQLRLERVVLVGVWTGGTAAQAEASLAELAALAETAGSEVLEGVIQRRDRPDAATYIGSGKADELRQIVLSTGADTVICDGELTPAQLTALEKVVKVKVIDRTALILDIFAQHATSREGKAQVALAQMEYMLPRLRGWGESMSRQAGGRAGSNGGVGLRGPGETKIETDRRRIRERMAKLRREIKAMKATRDTKRTRRRRNKIPSVAIVGYTNAGKSSLLNRLTGSGVLVQNALFATLDPTTRRAALPDGREYVLTDTVGFVRHLPTQLVEAFRSTLEEVADADVLMHVVDGSDPLPTEQIKAVREVITEVLRESDAPPPPELIVVNKIDAADPVTLTQLRSAVPDAVFVSAHTGEGIDGLQTTLASLLEDPDVEVKLLLPYTRGDLLARIHTDGQVIESAHEADGTRVHARVPAALASALVDFAA, via the coding sequence ATGACGAACACACAGCGCACGCGCCGCGCAACCACAGACGACAGCCGATCGACCGCGTCCCCGCTACGCGAAGGCTGGACCACCGACGATCCGTCCGTCGGTGAGATGCAACTCGAAGACCGCAGCGCGTTGCGGCGTGTGGCCGGTCTGTCCACCGAACTCGAGGACGTCACCGAGGTCGAGTATCGCCAGTTGCGGCTCGAACGGGTCGTGCTCGTCGGCGTGTGGACGGGCGGCACGGCGGCCCAGGCCGAGGCGAGTCTCGCCGAGCTGGCGGCGCTCGCCGAGACGGCGGGCTCCGAGGTGCTCGAAGGCGTCATCCAGCGCCGCGACCGCCCCGACGCCGCCACCTACATCGGCTCCGGTAAGGCCGACGAACTCCGGCAGATCGTGCTGTCCACCGGCGCGGACACCGTCATCTGCGACGGTGAACTCACCCCCGCCCAGCTCACCGCTCTGGAGAAGGTCGTCAAGGTCAAGGTCATCGACCGCACCGCGCTGATCCTCGACATCTTCGCCCAGCACGCCACCTCCCGCGAGGGCAAGGCGCAGGTCGCGCTCGCCCAGATGGAGTACATGCTCCCGCGGCTGCGCGGCTGGGGCGAGTCGATGTCGCGGCAGGCCGGTGGTCGTGCCGGCAGCAACGGCGGTGTGGGTCTGCGCGGTCCCGGTGAGACGAAGATCGAGACCGACCGTCGCCGGATCCGCGAGCGGATGGCCAAGCTGCGCCGCGAGATCAAGGCCATGAAGGCCACCCGCGACACCAAGCGCACCCGGCGTCGCCGCAACAAGATCCCCTCGGTCGCGATCGTGGGCTACACCAATGCCGGCAAGTCGAGCCTGCTCAACCGACTCACCGGCTCCGGGGTGCTGGTGCAGAACGCCCTGTTCGCGACCCTCGATCCCACCACCCGCCGGGCCGCGCTGCCCGACGGCCGGGAGTACGTCCTCACCGACACCGTCGGGTTCGTGCGCCACCTGCCCACCCAGCTGGTCGAGGCGTTCCGCTCGACGCTCGAGGAGGTCGCCGACGCGGATGTGCTCATGCACGTCGTCGACGGCTCCGATCCGCTGCCCACCGAGCAGATCAAGGCGGTCCGCGAGGTCATCACCGAGGTGCTGCGCGAGTCCGACGCTCCGCCGCCGCCCGAGCTGATCGTCGTGAACAAGATCGACGCCGCCGATCCGGTGACCCTCACCCAGCTGCGCAGTGCGGTCCCCGACGCGGTGTTCGTCTCCGCGCACACCGGGGAGGGCATCGACGGGCTGCAGACGACTCTGGCGTCGTTGCTCGAGGATCCCGACGTCGAGGTCAAGCTGCTCCTGCCGTACACCCGCGGCGACCTGCTGGCCCGCATCCACACGGACGGGCAGGTCATCGAGTCCGCGCACGAGGCGGACGGCACCCGTGTGCACGCGCGGGTCCCCGCGGCGCTGGCGTCGGCCCTGGTGGACTTCGCCGCCTGA
- a CDS encoding glutamate ABC transporter substrate-binding protein: MKPSRSIRLALGAVAVAVVATACGGDESRSVSQSAEGGNLTVGIKFDQPGLGLRNPDGTFSGFDVEVAKYVAGQLGVAEENITFKEAPSAQRETLIQNGEVDYIVATYSITDSRKEKVDFAGPYFIAGQSLLVRADDTEITGPETLDGKRLCSVAGSTPAQNIKDTYASEVQLQEFDTYSLCVEALRNGAVDAVTTDDIILAGYAAQSPGDFKVVGEPFTEERYGIGLAKGDDESRNAINDAIEEMIVSGAWEAALQGTVGEAGYEIPEPPTVDRY, encoded by the coding sequence ATGAAACCGTCCCGCTCCATCCGCCTGGCCCTCGGCGCCGTCGCCGTCGCGGTCGTCGCCACCGCCTGTGGCGGCGACGAGTCCCGCAGCGTGTCGCAGTCCGCCGAAGGGGGGAACCTCACCGTGGGGATCAAGTTCGATCAGCCCGGGCTGGGACTGCGCAATCCCGACGGCACGTTCAGCGGCTTCGACGTCGAGGTCGCCAAGTACGTCGCCGGGCAGCTCGGGGTGGCCGAGGAGAACATCACCTTCAAGGAGGCCCCCTCGGCGCAGCGCGAGACGCTGATCCAGAACGGTGAGGTCGACTACATCGTCGCGACGTACTCGATCACCGACTCCCGCAAGGAGAAGGTCGATTTCGCCGGACCGTACTTCATCGCCGGCCAGTCGCTGCTGGTGCGGGCCGACGACACCGAGATCACCGGTCCCGAGACCCTCGACGGCAAGCGACTGTGCTCGGTGGCCGGTTCCACGCCGGCCCAGAACATCAAGGACACCTACGCCAGCGAGGTGCAGCTCCAGGAGTTCGACACCTACTCGCTGTGCGTGGAGGCCCTGCGCAACGGCGCGGTCGACGCGGTGACCACCGACGACATCATCCTGGCCGGCTACGCGGCGCAGAGTCCCGGCGACTTCAAGGTCGTCGGTGAGCCGTTCACCGAGGAGCGGTACGGCATCGGCCTGGCCAAGGGCGACGACGAGTCCCGCAACGCCATCAACGATGCCATCGAGGAGATGATCGTGTCGGGCGCCTGGGAGGCCGCCCTGCAGGGGACCGTCGGCGAGGCGGGCTACGAGATCCCCGAGCCCCCGACCGTCGACCGGTACTGA